In one window of Paenibacillus sp. DNA:
- the ftsY gene encoding signal recognition particle-docking protein FtsY, with product MSFFKRLRENIASKAEEVTNKFKEGLSKTRNAFVGKVEDLFSRRKKIDEAFYEELEEILIGADVGVNTVMNLIDELRTEVRKRKIEDPAELRPVLSEKLVELLGGDEEAPEQLKTAAEGLTIYLIVGVNGVGKTTTIGKLAHRLKKEGKSVLLAAGDTFRAAAIEQLEVWGERAGVDVIRQGQGSDPAAVIFDAVHAAKQRNVDVLICDTAGRLQNKVNLMEELNKIFRVIRREVPEAPHEVLLVLDATTGQNALQQAKLFGEKTGVTGLVLTKLDGTAKGGIVIAIRQAMELPVKLVGLGEKIDDLLPFDAQQFVHALFQGIGGPDAESESSESPRT from the coding sequence GTGAGTTTTTTCAAACGGCTTCGAGAAAATATCGCTTCCAAAGCGGAAGAAGTAACGAATAAATTCAAAGAAGGCTTGTCCAAAACGCGCAACGCGTTCGTCGGCAAGGTGGAAGATCTGTTCTCCCGCCGCAAAAAGATCGACGAAGCGTTCTATGAGGAACTCGAAGAAATTCTCATCGGCGCTGATGTAGGCGTCAACACCGTCATGAATTTGATCGATGAGCTTCGGACCGAGGTGCGCAAACGGAAAATCGAGGACCCCGCGGAACTGCGCCCGGTTTTGTCCGAGAAGCTCGTCGAGCTGCTGGGCGGCGACGAAGAAGCTCCGGAGCAGCTGAAGACCGCGGCGGAAGGATTGACGATTTATCTGATCGTCGGGGTCAACGGCGTCGGCAAAACGACGACGATCGGCAAGCTGGCCCACCGTTTGAAGAAAGAGGGCAAATCGGTGCTGCTCGCGGCGGGCGATACGTTCCGCGCCGCGGCGATCGAGCAGCTCGAGGTGTGGGGCGAGCGGGCCGGCGTCGACGTCATTCGGCAAGGGCAGGGCTCCGACCCGGCCGCCGTCATTTTCGACGCGGTGCATGCGGCGAAGCAGCGTAACGTCGACGTCCTCATTTGCGATACCGCGGGACGTTTGCAAAATAAAGTGAATCTGATGGAAGAGCTGAACAAGATTTTCCGCGTCATCCGCAGAGAAGTACCAGAGGCGCCGCATGAAGTGCTGCTCGTGCTGGATGCCACGACGGGGCAAAACGCCCTTCAACAGGCAAAGCTGTTCGGCGAAAAAACCGGCGTCACGGGACTCGTGCTGACGAAGCTCGACGGCACGGCGAAAGGCGGCATCGTTATCGCGATCCGCCAGGCGATGGAACTCCCGGTGAAGCTCGTCGGCCTCGGCGAAAAAATCGACGACCTGCTGCCGTTCGACGCGCAGCAATTCGTCCATGCCCTGTTTCAAGGCATCGGCGGACCCGACGCTGAATCGGAATCGTCGGAGTCCCCTCGTACGTAA
- the smc gene encoding chromosome segregation protein SMC, which yields MFLKRLELAGFKSFADRTELEFVSGITAVVGPNGSGKSNISDSIRWVLGEQSAKSLRGGNMQDIIFAGSDSRKAVNFSEVSLTLDNTDNSLPLDFSEVTVTRRLHRNGDSEYFINNQACRLKDITELFMDTGIGKEAYSIIGQGRIEEILSTRSEDRRGIFEEASGIVKYKSRKKEATKRLEETEANLVRINDLASELEDQLEPLKKQSQKATEFKRLKELLKSKEVSLYVYNIGELHRSWAEASETLNRLRDEELKVASVVSAHDAELEEQRLALRKLEESLEALQAELLHTSEELEKSISAGEVLKERRKHAEENAEAQRETIRTISRKLEERGVESAELESRLAALTQQLNELNRRIRVEEDRLLAEAGGLLGETEERLKAELLDKLNELASARNELKYVEAQAEQHDRRAARLTEERTKAEARVQELESARADWQSRLEQLKAQIEAERNRYMELSQLIHEKQGLLEEAQSTVRKWEQKVDGLVSRKQTIQDLQDDYDGFALGVREVLKAKQKGSLPGIRGAVAEIIRVPGEYELAVETALGAALQHIVVDNEARAREAIQYLKSRQLGRATFLPLDVIKPRSIPDMERRSAATADGFVGVASDLVGFDPTYSGIVRSLLGNVVIAESLEQANRIASRLQYRYRVVTLEGDVVNAGGSMTGGSLQKKNVSLLGRTRQIEELTKEIETSEKQIARLRESVDAVRAELASTQKQLELCRDAGEKRRGEETEARSELNRIESELRNAKAHVELLVSDAETLSEEAQNEADRRVELAARIERLAAEEAELTNMIREAELHRKAVQSAKEETQQQLTEWKVQAAAVAQDKQAIAAQLSRIRADSDALEEERAAAQAAEARLVEELAGLEREASTRTEQANEFRIRKERCAERLEYARAERAEKTAALEREENVTREERNRLRALEEQTRQTDIKVNRLDVELDNLLRKLAEDYELSYELAKERYEIPEDVPAAQDEVRDLKRAISALGEVNLGAIEEYARVSERYEFLTGQKNDLIEAKTALYGVIREIDEEMSKRFLQSFQAIREQFSDVFARLFGGGRADLVLSEPNNLLETGIDIVAQPPGKKLQNLQLLSGGERALTAIALLFAILRIKPVPFCVLDEVEAALDEANVARFAQYLREFSMQTQFIVVTHRKGTMEEADVLYGVTMEEGGVSKLVSVRLDQDEEPMTA from the coding sequence TTGTTCCTTAAAAGACTCGAACTCGCCGGTTTCAAGTCGTTCGCCGACCGGACGGAGCTGGAATTCGTTTCCGGCATTACGGCGGTCGTCGGGCCGAACGGCAGCGGCAAAAGCAATATATCGGACTCCATTCGGTGGGTGCTTGGGGAGCAAAGCGCGAAGAGCTTGCGCGGCGGCAATATGCAGGACATCATTTTCGCCGGCAGCGATTCGCGCAAAGCGGTTAACTTCAGCGAAGTGTCGCTTACGCTCGACAATACCGACAATTCGCTGCCGCTCGATTTTAGCGAAGTGACGGTCACCCGCAGGCTGCACCGCAACGGCGACAGCGAATACTTCATCAACAACCAAGCCTGCCGTTTGAAGGATATTACCGAGCTGTTCATGGACACGGGCATCGGGAAGGAAGCATATTCGATTATCGGCCAAGGCCGAATCGAAGAAATTCTCAGCACGAGGTCCGAGGATCGACGCGGCATATTCGAAGAAGCGTCAGGCATCGTGAAATACAAATCCAGAAAAAAAGAAGCGACGAAGCGCCTCGAGGAAACCGAGGCGAATTTGGTTCGCATTAACGATTTGGCCTCGGAGCTGGAGGACCAGCTGGAGCCTTTGAAAAAGCAATCCCAGAAAGCGACCGAGTTCAAGCGGTTAAAGGAATTGCTGAAATCGAAAGAAGTTTCCCTGTATGTTTATAACATTGGGGAATTGCACCGCTCGTGGGCGGAGGCGTCGGAAACGTTGAATCGTCTTCGCGACGAAGAATTAAAGGTGGCTTCCGTCGTTTCCGCGCACGACGCGGAACTCGAAGAGCAGCGCCTCGCCTTGCGGAAGCTGGAGGAATCGCTGGAAGCGCTACAAGCGGAGCTGCTCCATACGAGCGAGGAGCTCGAGAAGTCGATCAGCGCCGGGGAGGTGCTGAAGGAGCGCCGCAAGCACGCCGAGGAAAACGCCGAGGCGCAGCGCGAAACGATTCGCACGATCTCCCGTAAGCTGGAGGAGAGGGGCGTCGAATCGGCGGAGCTCGAGAGCCGTCTTGCGGCGCTGACGCAGCAATTGAACGAATTGAACCGCCGCATTCGGGTCGAAGAGGATCGGCTGCTCGCGGAAGCGGGCGGCCTCCTCGGCGAGACGGAGGAACGCCTGAAGGCGGAGTTGCTGGACAAGCTGAACGAGCTGGCGTCCGCCCGCAACGAGCTTAAATACGTCGAGGCGCAAGCCGAGCAGCACGATCGCCGCGCGGCGCGACTTACCGAGGAGCGAACCAAGGCGGAAGCCCGCGTCCAAGAGCTCGAGTCGGCCCGCGCCGACTGGCAATCCCGCCTAGAGCAGTTGAAGGCGCAGATCGAAGCCGAACGGAACCGTTACATGGAGCTCAGCCAGCTCATTCACGAGAAGCAGGGGCTGCTGGAGGAAGCGCAATCGACCGTGCGGAAATGGGAACAAAAGGTCGACGGCCTCGTTTCCCGGAAACAGACGATTCAGGATCTCCAGGACGATTACGACGGCTTCGCGCTCGGCGTCAGAGAAGTGCTGAAAGCGAAGCAGAAAGGCTCGCTGCCCGGCATCCGCGGCGCCGTCGCGGAAATCATCCGTGTTCCCGGCGAGTACGAGCTGGCTGTCGAAACGGCGCTCGGCGCCGCGCTGCAGCACATCGTCGTCGATAACGAAGCGCGTGCCCGCGAAGCGATCCAATACCTCAAATCGCGGCAGCTCGGCAGGGCGACGTTCCTGCCGCTCGACGTCATCAAGCCGCGTTCGATACCGGACATGGAGCGCCGATCCGCGGCGACCGCCGACGGCTTCGTCGGCGTCGCTTCCGATTTGGTCGGCTTCGATCCGACGTATTCGGGCATCGTGCGCAGCTTGCTCGGCAATGTCGTCATCGCGGAAAGTCTCGAGCAGGCGAACCGGATCGCCTCCCGGCTGCAATACCGTTACCGGGTCGTGACGCTGGAAGGCGATGTCGTCAATGCGGGAGGTTCGATGACGGGCGGAAGCTTACAGAAGAAGAACGTATCGCTGCTCGGCCGAACCCGCCAAATCGAAGAACTTACGAAGGAAATCGAAACCTCCGAGAAGCAGATCGCAAGGCTTCGCGAATCGGTCGACGCCGTCCGCGCAGAACTCGCGTCCACACAGAAGCAGCTGGAGCTGTGCCGGGATGCAGGCGAGAAGCGGCGGGGCGAGGAGACGGAAGCGAGATCCGAGCTGAACCGAATCGAATCGGAGCTGCGGAACGCGAAAGCGCATGTCGAGCTGCTTGTATCCGATGCGGAGACGTTATCAGAGGAAGCGCAGAACGAGGCCGACCGCCGCGTCGAGCTCGCCGCCCGGATCGAACGTCTTGCCGCCGAGGAGGCGGAGCTGACGAACATGATTCGCGAAGCGGAGCTTCACCGGAAGGCGGTCCAATCCGCGAAGGAAGAAACGCAGCAGCAGCTGACGGAATGGAAGGTCCAAGCGGCGGCCGTCGCGCAGGACAAGCAGGCGATCGCCGCACAGCTGTCGCGCATTCGGGCGGATTCCGACGCTTTGGAAGAGGAGAGGGCCGCGGCGCAGGCGGCGGAAGCCCGGCTCGTCGAGGAATTGGCGGGACTCGAGCGGGAAGCGAGCACGCGCACCGAGCAGGCGAACGAGTTTCGCATTCGCAAAGAGCGCTGCGCGGAGCGTCTCGAGTACGCGCGTGCGGAACGCGCGGAGAAAACGGCGGCGTTGGAGCGCGAAGAGAACGTTACGCGCGAGGAGCGCAACCGGCTCCGTGCATTAGAGGAGCAGACGCGTCAAACCGATATCAAGGTCAACCGGTTGGACGTCGAGCTCGACAACCTGCTTCGGAAGCTGGCCGAAGATTACGAATTGAGCTACGAGCTCGCGAAAGAACGCTACGAAATTCCGGAGGACGTTCCGGCCGCCCAAGACGAGGTGCGCGATTTGAAGCGGGCGATTTCGGCGCTCGGCGAAGTCAATCTCGGCGCGATCGAAGAGTATGCCCGCGTATCCGAACGGTACGAATTCCTCACGGGGCAAAAGAACGATTTGATCGAGGCGAAGACGGCACTGTACGGCGTTATCCGCGAAATCGACGAAGAAATGTCGAAGAGGTTCCTGCAATCGTTCCAAGCGATCCGCGAGCAATTTTCGGACGTGTTCGCTCGCCTTTTCGGCGGGGGACGCGCAGATCTCGTCTTGTCGGAACCGAACAATTTGCTCGAGACCGGCATCGACATCGTCGCGCAACCCCCTGGGAAGAAGCTTCAAAACCTTCAGCTTCTCTCCGGCGGCGAGCGGGCGCTGACGGCCATCGCGCTGCTGTTCGCGATTTTACGAATAAAGCCGGTGCCGTTCTGCGTGCTCGACGAAGTCGAAGCGGCGCTCGACGAAGCGAACGTCGCGCGATTCGCGCAATATTTGAGGGAATTTTCGATGCAAACGCAGTTCATCGTCGTCACTCATCGCAAAGGCACCATGGAAGAAGCGGACGTGCTGTACGGCGTGACGATGGAGGAAGGCGGCGTGTCGAAGCTGGTGTCGGTACGACTCGATCAAGATGAAGAGCCGATGACGGCGTAA